Proteins encoded in a region of the Campylobacter geochelonis genome:
- a CDS encoding CinA family protein — MNNALLIIGEDIKINQPFLNYIFENYMAKFGELGDIKFIEKNDKNMPLAIQNLAKKYSSILIFSSDENYHLVAKIIATLTSDILELKFSQTLAPSMSKLIKKDSFLIVLDGCEINLVKVNPLQKLPEILINDTEKSQKFFIFADDLEDLREYFEPICAKFDIDLSLSKFSKFLILASAKERKFGKLVGFIDEVLEVLSNQVIMEENLAKFIVEKLKAIGAKISFAESCTAGLIASKIGEISGASEVFDGSLVTYSNQIKHIWLDVSEDVLEEFGAVSKECVIKMIDGAIEASGANFALAVSGIAGPTGGSEQKPVGTVFIGAGSRNGKKLVDRFFIQGDRNYIRNESVNIAFSMLLKLKPDLFFRE, encoded by the coding sequence ATGAACAACGCCCTTTTAATCATAGGCGAAGACATTAAGATAAATCAACCTTTTTTAAACTATATTTTTGAAAATTATATGGCTAAATTTGGCGAGCTAGGTGACATAAAATTTATAGAAAAAAATGATAAAAATATGCCATTAGCTATACAAAATTTAGCCAAAAAATACTCTTCTATTTTAATCTTTTCATCAGATGAAAACTACCATTTAGTCGCTAAAATCATCGCCACATTGACCTCTGACATACTTGAACTTAAATTTAGTCAAACCTTAGCGCCATCGATGTCAAAACTTATCAAAAAAGATAGCTTTTTGATAGTCTTAGATGGGTGCGAGATAAATTTAGTTAAAGTAAATCCACTTCAAAAACTTCCAGAAATTCTTATAAATGATACTGAAAAATCGCAAAAATTTTTTATATTTGCCGATGATTTGGAAGATTTAAGAGAGTATTTTGAGCCGATTTGTGCTAAATTTGATATAGATTTATCGCTTAGTAAATTTAGTAAATTTCTTATCTTAGCATCTGCAAAAGAGCGTAAATTTGGTAAACTTGTTGGCTTTATAGATGAAGTTTTAGAAGTGCTTTCAAACCAAGTTATCATGGAGGAAAATTTAGCTAAATTTATAGTAGAAAAACTAAAAGCAATCGGTGCTAAAATCAGCTTTGCAGAGAGCTGCACGGCTGGATTAATAGCTTCTAAAATCGGCGAAATTAGCGGCGCAAGTGAAGTGTTTGATGGCTCGCTTGTAACCTACTCAAATCAGATAAAGCACATTTGGCTTGATGTTAGCGAAGATGTTTTAGAAGAGTTTGGAGCAGTTAGCAAAGAGTGCGTTATAAAGATGATAGATGGGGCAATTGAAGCTAGTGGGGCAAATTTCGCACTTGCAGTTAGCGGAATCGCAGGTCCAACTGGAGGAAGCGAGCAAAAGCCCGTAGGAACGGTCTTTATCGGCGCAGGAAGTAGAAATGGCAAAAAACTTGTGGATAGATTTTTTATCCAAGGCGATAGAAACTATATAAGAAATGAGAGCGTAAATATCGCTTTTAGTATGCTTTTAAAGCTCAAACCAGATCTGTTTTTTAGGGAGTAG
- the ileS gene encoding isoleucine--tRNA ligase — MDYKDTLFLPVTDFAMRGNLPQNEPLRFNSWYNERKVYEKMKAKRAGASVSFNLHDGPPYANGHLHIGHALNKILKDIITKTHYFFGEDIRYVPGWDCHGLPIEQQVEVKLGDKKKSTSKTQIREMCRAHAREFINIQRDEFKTLGVLGDWEDPYMTMKFEFEAEIYEALCAIAKKGILIERSKPVFWSWAAKTALAEAEVEYKDKEDYSIFVAFDLSDEANAKIGTKGAKAVIWTTTPWTLPANQAISLKPDETYVVTSENLIFAKPLLEGLVASGITKGEVIKEFISNELENLLAINPLNDRASRFILGEHVLMDGGTGLVHTAPGHGEDDYHVSLKYGIEVIMPVDEEGKYDLVLKSKKLFRDDVVDELVGLHIFKANEKIIELLGDAVVSVSKFTHSYPFCWRTHKPVIYRATKQWFIAMDEPKLNGKTLRQVALDEIKNVKFYPESGVKRLTSMIENRPDWCISRQRDWGVPIAFFRDKTTKEPIFDDEVLKNIANIFKVKGADAWWELEISELLPKESKFDPNNLEKVMDILDVWFDSGSTWKAVLQSGEYDAGGYKADMYLEGSDQHRGWFQSSLLVSCAVNEQAPYKNILTHGFTVDEKGQKMSKSVGNVVAPSDVAKQYGVEILRLWVGLSDYSSDLKISDNILKQVSEQYRKIRNTIRFLLANVSDLKELEGNFTVLDKWILNKATVAFNETSAAFKNYDFSKGFNILLNFLSADLSGIYLDVCKDRLYCDDLNSTRRRSAQSAMVLITRALLPLIAPTLTYTVDEVMDYAPNIVKNGKEDAFDLAYKGLEFEEIIEDEIFISSRDKFFEIIDSLKKDKIIKSTLELVLETSSNEILSHDMDEIVDWFMVSGVKSIESDEYLAEFKTMDEVFRLVKSDKFKCPRCWKYQANHEGEVCPRCAKVLKNV, encoded by the coding sequence ATGGATTATAAAGATACACTTTTTCTTCCTGTGACAGATTTTGCTATGAGGGGAAATCTACCACAAAATGAGCCGCTACGATTTAACTCTTGGTATAATGAGCGAAAAGTTTATGAAAAGATGAAAGCTAAAAGAGCTGGTGCGAGTGTGAGTTTTAACCTACACGATGGTCCACCTTATGCCAACGGACATCTTCATATAGGACATGCGTTAAATAAAATTCTAAAAGATATCATAACAAAAACGCACTACTTTTTTGGCGAAGATATACGCTATGTTCCGGGCTGGGATTGTCATGGGTTGCCTATCGAGCAGCAAGTTGAAGTTAAACTAGGAGATAAGAAAAAATCAACTAGCAAAACTCAAATTCGCGAGATGTGTCGCGCCCATGCAAGGGAATTTATAAACATCCAAAGAGATGAGTTTAAGACTCTTGGCGTTTTGGGGGATTGGGAAGATCCTTATATGACGATGAAATTTGAGTTTGAGGCTGAAATTTACGAAGCGCTCTGTGCTATTGCTAAAAAAGGAATTTTAATCGAGCGAAGCAAGCCTGTTTTTTGGAGTTGGGCTGCAAAAACTGCGTTAGCTGAAGCTGAAGTTGAGTATAAAGATAAAGAGGATTATTCGATTTTTGTGGCGTTTGATTTAAGTGATGAAGCAAATGCAAAAATCGGCACAAAAGGCGCAAAAGCAGTCATTTGGACAACTACTCCTTGGACACTTCCAGCAAATCAAGCTATCTCTTTAAAACCAGATGAAACATACGTTGTAACTAGCGAAAACTTGATTTTTGCAAAACCGCTGTTAGAAGGTCTTGTAGCAAGTGGCATTACAAAAGGAGAAGTGATAAAGGAATTTATCTCAAACGAACTTGAAAACCTCTTAGCTATAAATCCACTAAATGACAGAGCTTCACGCTTTATTTTAGGCGAGCATGTTTTGATGGACGGCGGAACTGGTTTGGTTCACACAGCTCCAGGACATGGTGAAGATGACTATCATGTTAGCTTAAAATACGGTATAGAAGTCATCATGCCAGTTGATGAAGAGGGCAAATACGACTTAGTTTTAAAATCTAAAAAGCTATTTCGCGATGATGTGGTTGATGAGTTGGTTGGACTTCATATCTTTAAGGCAAATGAGAAAATTATCGAGCTTTTAGGCGATGCGGTTGTAAGTGTGAGTAAATTTACTCACTCATATCCGTTTTGTTGGAGAACTCACAAGCCAGTGATTTACCGTGCTACAAAACAGTGGTTTATCGCGATGGATGAGCCAAAACTAAATGGCAAAACGCTTCGTCAGGTTGCTTTAGATGAGATTAAAAATGTCAAATTTTATCCAGAAAGTGGCGTAAAAAGGCTAACTTCGATGATAGAAAATCGCCCTGATTGGTGTATTTCAAGACAGCGCGACTGGGGTGTACCGATAGCGTTTTTTAGAGATAAGACCACAAAAGAGCCGATTTTTGATGATGAAGTGCTTAAAAATATAGCTAACATTTTTAAAGTCAAAGGCGCTGATGCGTGGTGGGAGCTAGAGATTAGTGAACTTTTACCAAAAGAGTCTAAATTTGATCCAAATAACTTAGAAAAAGTTATGGATATACTTGATGTTTGGTTTGATAGCGGAAGTACGTGGAAAGCAGTTTTACAAAGTGGCGAGTATGACGCTGGCGGATACAAGGCTGATATGTATCTTGAAGGAAGCGACCAACACCGTGGATGGTTTCAAAGCTCGCTTTTAGTAAGTTGTGCTGTAAATGAGCAAGCTCCTTATAAAAATATCCTAACTCATGGCTTTACAGTCGATGAGAAAGGACAAAAAATGAGCAAATCCGTAGGAAATGTCGTAGCACCAAGTGATGTAGCAAAGCAATACGGAGTTGAAATTTTGCGTTTATGGGTTGGGCTAAGTGATTACTCAAGTGATTTAAAAATCAGCGATAATATCCTAAAACAAGTTAGCGAACAGTATAGAAAGATAAGAAATACCATAAGATTTTTATTAGCAAATGTAAGTGATTTAAAAGAGCTAGAGGGAAATTTCACAGTGCTTGATAAGTGGATTTTAAACAAAGCAACAGTCGCGTTTAACGAAACTTCAGCAGCGTTTAAAAACTATGATTTTTCAAAAGGATTTAATATATTGTTAAATTTCTTAAGTGCGGATTTAAGTGGAATTTATCTTGATGTTTGTAAAGATAGGCTTTATTGTGATGATTTAAACTCAACTAGAAGAAGAAGCGCGCAAAGTGCGATGGTGCTGATAACAAGAGCGCTTTTACCACTTATCGCTCCAACTTTGACATACACAGTTGATGAGGTTATGGACTATGCACCAAATATTGTTAAAAATGGCAAAGAGGATGCGTTTGACTTAGCTTATAAAGGGCTTGAGTTTGAAGAAATTATTGAAGATGAAATTTTTATCAGCTCAAGAGATAAATTCTTTGAAATAATCGACTCGCTTAAAAAAGATAAAATTATAAAATCAACCCTAGAGCTAGTTTTAGAGACAAGTTCAAATGAGATTTTATCTCACGATATGGATGAGATAGTTGACTGGTTTATGGTTAGTGGCGTAAAAAGTATTGAAAGTGATGAGTATTTAGCTGAGTTTAAAACAATGGATGAGGTGTTTAGACTAGTTAAATCGGATAAATTTAAATGCCCAAGGTGCTGGAAATACCAAGCAAATCATGAAGGCGAAGTATGCCCACGATGTGCGAAAGTGCTAAAGAATGTTTAA